In a single window of the Fibrobacter sp. genome:
- a CDS encoding sulfurtransferase TusA family protein, whose amino-acid sequence MADTQYKIDDTIDITDVVCPTTFVKAKVALEELEEGQILSIRLNDGEPVQNVPRSIKEEGHEILKLDDNQDGTFTLIVKKVGD is encoded by the coding sequence ATGGCTGATACGCAGTACAAAATCGACGATACCATCGACATTACCGATGTCGTGTGCCCGACTACTTTCGTGAAGGCGAAGGTCGCCCTCGAGGAACTGGAAGAAGGTCAAATCCTTTCTATCCGCCTGAACGACGGCGAACCGGTGCAGAACGTGCCGCGCAGTATCAAGGAAGAGGGACACGAAATCTTGAAACTCGACGACAACCAGGACGGCACCTTCACGCTCATCGTGAAGAAGGTCGGAGACTAA
- a CDS encoding 4Fe-4S binding protein: protein MATDYATLKKGGWMRQKQKNNFSLRVRVVGGNLTATQLAKIAEVAEKYGEGYAHLTSRQSVEIPFIKLENVEDVKAALAEGGVEPGVCGPRVRTITACQGEAVCPSGCIDTYALAKELDDRYFARELPHKFKFGVTGCQNNCLKAEENDVGIKGAIKVKWIEDKCIGCGLCAKTCRKGAIKVENKKVIFDESQCNFCGRCYKSCPTDAWEDTHGYIVSFGGLFGNNINKGETIIPFIEDKQKLLDICDAAITFFAENAKPGERFKYTIDRIGRDVFAKKITEVYNG from the coding sequence ATGGCAACGGATTATGCAACTCTTAAGAAGGGCGGTTGGATGCGCCAGAAGCAGAAGAACAACTTCTCGCTGCGCGTGCGCGTGGTGGGCGGCAATTTGACTGCAACACAACTCGCTAAAATCGCAGAAGTCGCCGAAAAATACGGTGAAGGTTACGCTCATTTGACCTCCAGGCAGAGCGTCGAAATCCCGTTCATCAAGCTCGAAAACGTAGAAGACGTGAAGGCAGCCCTGGCCGAAGGCGGCGTGGAACCGGGCGTTTGCGGACCGCGTGTGCGCACCATCACGGCATGCCAGGGCGAAGCGGTTTGCCCGAGTGGCTGTATTGATACCTACGCGCTCGCCAAGGAACTCGACGACCGTTACTTTGCTCGCGAACTCCCGCACAAGTTCAAGTTCGGCGTGACCGGTTGCCAGAACAACTGCCTCAAGGCCGAAGAAAACGACGTAGGCATCAAGGGTGCCATCAAGGTCAAGTGGATCGAGGACAAGTGCATCGGCTGCGGGCTTTGCGCAAAGACTTGCCGCAAGGGCGCCATCAAGGTCGAAAACAAGAAGGTTATCTTCGACGAATCGCAGTGCAACTTCTGCGGACGCTGCTACAAGTCTTGCCCGACGGACGCCTGGGAAGATACACACGGCTACATCGTCTCCTTCGGCGGGCTTTTCGGCAACAACATCAACAAGGGCGAAACGATTATCCCCTTCATCGAAGACAAGCAAAAGCTGCTGGACATCTGCGATGCGGCCATCACGTTCTTTGCCGAGAACGCGAAGCCCGGTGAACGCTTCAAGTACACCATTGATCGCATCGGCCGCGACGTGTTTGCGAAGAAAATTACGGAGGTTTACAATGGCTGA
- a CDS encoding O-acetylhomoserine aminocarboxypropyltransferase/cysteine synthase — protein sequence MDFNTALLHQNFGSDRCSGSTLAPIYQVSAFSQDSAEKLEAVFNNKAPGFAYTRIANPTNDSFERRIASLEKGIGAVACSSGMAAVTISLLNILHAGDEVIASAGLFGGTIDLFHDLEAFGITTRFVTEVTAESVREQLNEKTKAVFTELIGNPKLNVVDLKAVADAAHEGGVPFIVDSTTATPYLVHPFDFGADIVVHSSSKYINGSGSAISGLIVDSGNFPWNYTRYKGLEEYRRFGKFAYIAKLRNGIWRNVGCCVAPATSFLNSLGLETLGLRMDRLCSNALQLSEFLQGFDGVSVNYPALKSSPYYDLVQKQLGGRGGAILTIDAGTKERAFKLINGLKYATIATNIGDIRTLVIHPESTIFTHSSKEQKEHAGVFEGTIRVSIGIEDIGDLKEDFEQAIKNI from the coding sequence ATGGATTTCAATACTGCTTTATTGCACCAGAATTTCGGTAGCGACCGATGTAGCGGTTCTACGCTTGCGCCCATTTACCAGGTGAGCGCCTTTTCGCAGGATTCCGCCGAAAAACTCGAAGCCGTATTCAACAACAAAGCTCCGGGATTTGCATATACGCGCATCGCGAACCCCACGAACGATTCCTTTGAACGCCGAATTGCATCACTCGAGAAGGGTATCGGCGCGGTGGCCTGCTCTTCGGGCATGGCGGCAGTGACTATCTCGCTTTTGAACATTTTGCACGCGGGCGACGAAGTGATTGCGAGTGCTGGGCTCTTTGGCGGCACTATCGACCTGTTCCACGACCTGGAGGCGTTCGGAATTACGACCCGGTTCGTTACCGAAGTGACCGCCGAAAGTGTCCGCGAACAGCTGAACGAAAAGACAAAGGCGGTATTTACCGAACTTATCGGGAACCCGAAACTGAATGTCGTTGACCTGAAGGCCGTCGCGGATGCTGCCCACGAGGGCGGCGTCCCGTTCATTGTCGATAGCACGACGGCGACTCCGTATCTTGTGCATCCCTTCGATTTCGGCGCGGATATCGTGGTGCATTCGTCTTCGAAGTACATTAACGGGAGCGGTTCTGCGATTAGCGGCCTCATTGTCGATAGCGGGAACTTCCCTTGGAATTACACCCGCTACAAGGGCCTCGAAGAATACAGGCGTTTCGGCAAGTTTGCCTACATCGCGAAACTGCGCAACGGAATCTGGCGTAACGTGGGCTGCTGCGTTGCCCCGGCGACCTCTTTCCTGAATTCGCTCGGGCTTGAAACACTCGGACTCCGTATGGATCGCCTTTGCAGCAACGCGCTGCAACTCTCGGAATTTTTGCAGGGTTTTGATGGCGTTTCTGTCAACTATCCGGCCCTCAAAAGCAGCCCCTATTACGACCTGGTGCAGAAGCAACTTGGTGGCAGGGGAGGCGCAATCCTCACGATTGATGCGGGCACGAAGGAACGAGCGTTCAAGCTGATTAACGGGCTCAAGTACGCCACCATCGCGACCAATATCGGCGATATCCGCACGCTGGTGATTCACCCAGAAAGTACCATCTTTACGCACAGTTCCAAGGAACAGAAGGAACATGCGGGCGTTTTCGAAGGGACTATCCGCGTGAGCATCGGGATTGAGGACATCGGGGATTTGAAAGAAGATTTTGAACAGGCGATTAAAAATATTTAA